The following is a genomic window from Syntrophales bacterium.
TGACCAGATCGATCGCCTCCCGCCAGAGGGCCGCCGCCAGGCGATTTGCGATATGGCCCGGGACCTCCAGTTTCAGAACAACGGGGATCTTGCCCAGCTCCTCAAAAAACCGTTTGACCCGCTCCACGATGGCCGGATCAGTTTCCTGGCCGGGTACGAGCTCGACCAGCGGCACCAAATGCGGCGGGTTGAAGGGATGGGCGATAAGGCAGCGTTCGGGACGGGCGACGTGTTTCTGGATTTCCGACATCAGAAGCCCCGACGAAGAGCTTGCGAGGATCGTCCGCGGCGAGGCTATGCGGTCCATTTCGGCATACACCTTTCCCTTAACCTCGTAGGTCTCCGCCACCGACTCCTGAACGTAATCAACCCCATCCAGGAACGCCTCCATGTCTTCTGCCGAGGCGATGTTCCCCCGGATGGCGGCGAGGCGCTCCTTTTCCAGGAGTCCGTATCGGACAAGCGCCTCCAGGTTTTCGTAAGCCTTGCCAATGCCCCGCTCCACAATAACCGGATCGACATCGTGCATGCGGACCTTCATCCCCTGTGCAGCGAAGAAGGTCGCCCAGCTTGACCCGATCGTACCGGTTCCCAGAATTCCAATTGCCTGAATTTGCATTTCATTCATGAATTATTCCACCCGCTATTTGCCGAGCATGATGTTGGGCAGCCAGACCACTATTTCCGGAAAGATTGTGCAGATTGTCACCCCGATTGCCTGGAGAATCAGAAAAGGTATTACCCCCCGGTAGATATGGCTCAGCCGCACTCCTTCAATGCCGAGACCCGAGAGGTAGAACAGCGCGTAGCCGAAGGGGGGCGTCAGGAACGACAACTGGAGATTGATCGCGAGCATGGAGACGAACCAGAGCATGTCGAACCCAAGATGCTGGGCCACGGGCAAAAATATCGGGAAGGTGATCATCACGATTCCGATCCAGTCGATAAAACACCCAAGGATGACGTAGATGATCATGATCAGGATGTAGGTTCCCCATTTTCCCAGGCCGAGTCCCAGAATCGCGTTGACCAGGGCGGCGCCGCCGCCGAGTCCCAGAAAGACGCCGGTGAAACAGGTTGCCCCGACGATAATGATGATCACCATAGTTACGGTACGGGCCGTCTGGTGGAGGGTATCGGCAAAATTATGCCAGGTGAGCTTCCCGTAGGCCATGGCCATGATGAACGCTGCAAAGGCCCCGACACCGGCCGCCTCCGTCGGCGTCGCGATCCCGAAGAAGATAGTCCCGAGAACCAGGAAGATCAGGATCAGCGGGGGGACTGCAAAAACAACGGTGTCCCTGATTCTTTTATACATTGGAATCAGCGCCAGCTCATCAGCCGGCACGGGAGGCCCTATTTCCGGATTAAGCCAGCAGCGGACGGCGATATAGATCATGTAAAGGACACCGAGCGTCAATCCCGGGATGACCCCGGCCATGAGCAGTTTCCCCGCGGAAAGAGCCGCCTGGTCAGCCATCATGACGAGCATGATGGAAGGAGGGATGAGAATGCCGAGACTGCCGCCCGCGGCAATCATCCCCATGGATATCTCTTTCTGGTAGCCGTAGCGGATCAGCATCGGCCCGGCAAGAAGGCCCATTGTGACCACCGATGCGCCGATAATCCCGGTACAGGCCGCGAAAACGATGGAGACGGCGATCACCGCAAGTCCTACGCCACCCCTGATAGGGCCGAGGAGGATGCGGAGGGCTTTGAAGAGTCCATCAGCCACGCCCGATATCGTCAGAAAATTACCCATCAGGATAAACAGCGGGATCGCCACCAGGACAAAGTTGTCCATCGTGCCGTAGATGCGCTCCATGAAAATTCCGAAGAACTGCGGACCGATGAAAAAGAAACCGAACAGAACGCCCACTCCGCCCAGAACAAATGCCAGGGGATGTCCCATGAAAAAAAAGATAATCAGCGCGACGAACATACCGATAGCGGCTAATTCAGGACTCATGGGATTCCCCCCCTTCCGGAATAAGAACTGCGAGAGTCTTGATCACCTCTGAAATACCTTGAAGCAGAAGCATAAAGGCGGTGATCGGGATAACTGTCTTGAACGGGTAGATGGGTGGACCCCAGATGCTCCATGATTTTTCCATCATCTGCCAGGAGTTGGCCGCGTAGGAAACCCCAAAGTAGAGAAAGACGGCGATGAAGGGAAAGTACATGAAAAGATAGCAGATCAGCGAAAGCACCGCCTGTGTTTTCTTCTTAAAATGACTGGAAACAAGATCGATTGCCACGTGTGATTTGTAGAGGAGGCCGTAGGCTGCTACGAGCATGAAATAAGTCCCGTAGAAGAAGTTGCTCAGCTCAAAACTCCAGATCGTGGGGTGATTGAAGAATCGGGACAGCACCTCATAGACAACCACCAGTGTCAACGGGACAATCAGATAGCTGCAGACGACACCCACCTTTCGACTTATGGTATCTATTCCGCCGGAGAAACGAAGCAAAAATTTCATATTCTGGAACCTCAATTCTGTAATTTTTCTGGA
Proteins encoded in this region:
- a CDS encoding 3-hydroxyacyl-CoA dehydrogenase NAD-binding domain-containing protein → MNEMQIQAIGILGTGTIGSSWATFFAAQGMKVRMHDVDPVIVERGIGKAYENLEALVRYGLLEKERLAAIRGNIASAEDMEAFLDGVDYVQESVAETYEVKGKVYAEMDRIASPRTILASSSSGLLMSEIQKHVARPERCLIAHPFNPPHLVPLVELVPGQETDPAIVERVKRFFEELGKIPVVLKLEVPGHIANRLAAALWREAIDLVIRGVASVEDVDKALYAGPGIRWALMGQHMIYHLGGGDGGYGYFIDHIGKAFGAYWREMASWSEISPESRERLVDGVQESMGERNAAEISRWRDEKIVGLLKVIYGKQEPNPGNGKPGVDPA
- a CDS encoding TRAP transporter large permease subunit, producing MSPELAAIGMFVALIIFFFMGHPLAFVLGGVGVLFGFFFIGPQFFGIFMERIYGTMDNFVLVAIPLFILMGNFLTISGVADGLFKALRILLGPIRGGVGLAVIAVSIVFAACTGIIGASVVTMGLLAGPMLIRYGYQKEISMGMIAAGGSLGILIPPSIMLVMMADQAALSAGKLLMAGVIPGLTLGVLYMIYIAVRCWLNPEIGPPVPADELALIPMYKRIRDTVVFAVPPLILIFLVLGTIFFGIATPTEAAGVGAFAAFIMAMAYGKLTWHNFADTLHQTARTVTMVIIIIVGATCFTGVFLGLGGGAALVNAILGLGLGKWGTYILIMIIYVILGCFIDWIGIVMITFPIFLPVAQHLGFDMLWFVSMLAINLQLSFLTPPFGYALFYLSGLGIEGVRLSHIYRGVIPFLILQAIGVTICTIFPEIVVWLPNIMLGK
- a CDS encoding TRAP transporter small permease subunit, which gives rise to MKFLLRFSGGIDTISRKVGVVCSYLIVPLTLVVVYEVLSRFFNHPTIWSFELSNFFYGTYFMLVAAYGLLYKSHVAIDLVSSHFKKKTQAVLSLICYLFMYFPFIAVFLYFGVSYAANSWQMMEKSWSIWGPPIYPFKTVIPITAFMLLLQGISEVIKTLAVLIPEGGESHES